The Corallococcus silvisoli genome contains the following window.
CCAGCAGCGCGACGTGTCCCGCGACGCACTGCCCTGGGGTGACGCGTCGGTGGACTGGGTGTTCGCCATCGAGGTGCTGGAGCACCTGGCCAACCCGCGCCACTTCGTGAAGGAGGCCTTTCGCGTGCTCAAGCCCGGAGGACACCTCTTCTTCACCACGCCGAACAACGACAGCCTGACGGCGCGCCTGTCCTTCCTGGTGCGGGGCTACTTCCCCGCGTTCTGTGAGCAGGACTACCGGGACTCCGGCCACATCACCCCCATCACTGAATTGGACGCGCGGCGCATGGCCGTCGAAGCGGGCTTCCAGTCCATCGCGTTCGACTACCCGCTGCCCGGGCGCATCCCGCGCAGCAGCGTGTACTGGCAGCGATTGCTGCCCGGCCTGCGCGGCCGGTGGTGGAGCGACGGGCTG
Protein-coding sequences here:
- a CDS encoding class I SAM-dependent methyltransferase — its product is MDSGVKGNAGPLGHDAAAYAQRQEGLSPEPLRDAAWSVAGQRAFGVVLDVGSGSGGWIRRLQRNPAVERILSTDIHDAGASRLPGVEFQQRDVSRDALPWGDASVDWVFAIEVLEHLANPRHFVKEAFRVLKPGGHLFFTTPNNDSLTARLSFLVRGYFPAFCEQDYRDSGHITPITELDARRMAVEAGFQSIAFDYPLPGRIPRSSVYWQRLLPGLRGRWWSDGLFALLTRPGGRR